The sequence TTATATTGGACATCTCAATAATTACTctagcaatttttaaatgaaaatgaaactGTGAGATAGATTTATAGTAAAAGAATCTTgtcagtatttaaaaaaaaaaaaccgccaAAATAAGAGAGATAGTATAAAAAACTTGCAGTTAGTGCGCGTgcaaagtaataatttaaaaaatagtatttgcaTCTCAGTGAAATAAATTAGTCCCGTGATTACCTTTTTTAGCAAAGATTAAATCTTCAGCTTCTACAACTACTAGAGACAGGCGTCCTTCTGGAGGTCTCCTGCGAACTATAATCATGCCATGCTGTGTGTTAATAAGATGCTAATGTGCTACGTGtgcaaaattataaaagtaaataaaaagagaTTTAGAGTtgtaattaaacttaaatttaaaataataattgttttattagtaAGTAATTTCTTGTTGAGTTTAATTAAGCGAAAAGCaaagctaaataaattatacagcATTCCTTGTAATAAAATGGATCCATGCATCCGGCTTACCAGCTGGTGCTTTCAAACTGCTTCCTTGGAGTACTGTAACGAGGATACGACCACAAGAGCTAATTTGCGCTTGTCCTATATCAACGCACAATGCGAcacattttacaataaatatcgatattaattttattcattaggaatttttatttgcgtTATTAAAATCAGACAGTGGATTGACTTACTGGAGCGTTGACGTTGCAAAAGATTTTTCTCGTTCTTGGCAAACTGTTTTCTCGCCTCGCGTATTTTTCTAGCCCACAGCGAACACTCGCTCGTCGATGGCGCCAGCAAAATAATGGGCCTCTTTGTGGAATCTCGTAAGCCGAGAGTCCTAGAAGCGTCTGACGTAGGAATTATGTTGCCATTTGGTTCACCGTCACCGATCATTGACaactcatttaaaaatatcggctggaaaaattatttgttcaatatttcatttattatagacttttaaattattattatttacctttctgtataatttgaatttattattttcgtttCGCTCAAATGAAAATTGTTGTCCAGAAGGCAGAGTTTTCAATGGCTGagcaaatagtaaaaaatcattGGTGAGAAATGCAACGAGTTCTTTGCCACTTTTagcctgaaaaaaaataaataataaaaatattatttatgtgaaaataaatctaagcaaaaaattgaataccTTGTGAAGAATTCCATAGTGTAATAACTTTCTTGGGCCAGCGGAGTTTGTCAGAGAATTGAATACAAGTTTTTCCTGCAAAACATCTTCATTATACGCCACATGAGTCTGTAACCATTCCAGTCTATCACTGTTCTCTTTTTCTCTGACACCTTCATTCACTTGTATACAGAATTCCTCAGCTTTTGCCAAGGCTTCTTGTAGATATTGTCTGTCTGGATGCTCAGTCGGCGTGTACTCTaatatctaataattaaataattatttaagttacaGTCTGCGGTTTAATTCTCTAGAATTCCCTTGATACCAAAAGATATAATAAATACCTTACTAATAATGAGAGGGTATTTGGTAATTCGCTGCATGGGTTTTATAAGAAATGAACTGAGAGGCATTCCTTTGGTACGAGGATCTTGTTGGCATGATTGTGCAACAGCCACAAATTCTGGCAACGTTTCAGTCAAACTTTGTAAGTACACAGCAGCTGAAATCTGACAGCTGCAGAATCTGACATACGCAGACATGCGCGGTATCTAAAtagtgaaattattaattttttatagaatattatttttaaaagacaatAAAAACTCACGTTTTCACATAGAATATCACCAATCAGTCTTACAACACCATCTTCACTGTTATCTCTTCTTATTCTCAAAGTTCTGATAgtgaaagtaaataattaaaaattattttcaaagtaacgattaaatatttgatatgaaattttaccTGAGAAAATTGTCATTACAAGCAATGATATCTCTCCAGTTAACGAAAATTCTTTCGACTTCATCGACAGTGAGAACTAGACTTTGAATGAGTGGTTTCTCAAACACCtagagtaataaataaataataattatttatagtttgcAGATCGTAAATAATAAACGTCACTTTACCTCATGGACGAGAATCATATCATTGATGTAGGCCTCCTCAGTAGCAATAAGTTCCTTAATATACTCCTGTCGCTTTCTCTCCATCGGATCCAGCATCGAAATCGAATAATTGTCCAGTCTCGAGTTATCATCATCTAgacataaaacaaaaaatcctTACCGATTCTTCATGCTCAAATAATCATCTCCTCACTTACCAATTATTCATCGAGGAAGAGAACTTgaatatctattttatattttcaatttcatcttgatattcatcattttttataaatacttaaatacatatatacaacaAATAACTTTaacttgttatttaatttaattaattttttctaaaggATCAATTACCAATAAAGCtaccaattattaattaattaatgatcctgaagttgaCAGAGAATTTacggattttttttcgacacatcaataataaaaataaaaaaatgcacgtgtagaaaatttaaaaaattacaggtgcaattatttgaaaactttttttttaataatttatcgctttgaaagaaatccaaaaattataagtcggttaacttcagtatactaattaattatttaaaattagtgattagaaaacaaaaaaaaaaataaataacgtgataaaaataaaatgaaattaaagacGGATTTAATTTTGCAACAGTTAGACACTTTATTCGAATCGTCATGTGCGAGTTagctatacttttatttaaatcatttatattttttgttcatatagttctttgttttttttttaaatgcatgtGATATATATGATATGATCTATGCGTATATCCGCACCAGGAAGGATATTTTGTATACAATTTAGATAAATGTCAACAAATATCAtgagacaaataattttaatatatatatatattagtaatgtaataaatatatcaataataataattactatccAGTTgtctcattaaataatttttgttcacACCTTAACAGTACGACGTTTCAGTATccataatatatgtatgtatatgtttacatatgcaaataattatttgccggagcaataatttatttattttagttccAACGATACAAGACAAACAAACATACGTATAGCTTTTCAATaagtaacattttttaagGAATGAAGAACAGAGGTAACGCGCGACATgctcatataatttttttttggattttttactttttttcatatatatttctaatCATTTCTACTATATAGCACAGTTATaggcatatatatttacgtcTCATAAAGGTATCAACACAACTTTCCCGAAAcgttttgtatatttattattatttttttttttattctataatcGACTAACGGGcttatattaaacttttttgcataacatatatttattgttctgGTATAttgtattgttattgttattgtgtTGATGTAGCAGACAATtgccaatttaaaaattttaaataagtaaattaaaagtaaattggataaaataaaaaaaatgcacatttctaaaatttgaaaatcagtatgtgcatttttttattttcatatttttaaataattcatttatttttaatttaaaatttgtctcttATCTGCTACATCCacttatgttattattattattgtaataatgtttttgtttattttaataagaaagCGGGCCATGATTTTGTGTTTTAAACTTTGCACTATAAAATGAACGTAGTGAGACATGAGttacttgataaaaaataaaaaccagataaaataattttaaaattcatttggaAAACAAAAGGAactttcaattataattaatgctAATGAGCACTCAAAAATcctatataatataataataataaataataattatatataatgtaacATTATAGTAACAAGATCCaataattgatatatattttgatacttttatcaattaaacctgacggtcataaaaaaaaataataaattaattttaaaaaatgtcaggttacttaaataaaattaaaaaagattctaaatttaattccttgagcttcaattaataattgaaaaaaaaaaaaaaaaaaaagtaaaaaaaaatacataagacAACAATGATCTACTTatgtatgaataattataacaaaacaatacaaaattttgttgtttcagatctataaaatactaataataatatagtgaGCTAGagttcattaataaataatttaataatttatggcATATATAAttctttgtatatatatagttatatattttttctatcctTTCTTTTTCCTTCCGCGCGCATAAACGATGCGCATAATGGCCATTGGATAATTGTCGTTGTAGTTTTTTTCccattaactttttatttattcattaacttttttgaTAAACGCAGAAGCTGGCATTTGAATAATTCacttattagtattattatttaaataattgtactaTTATAgcacaatatatttattattgtttttaaactgCGATGATGAGTTCTCTCCGCTGTTATCCTTAGGCTGCATGTCAAGCAGAggcgaaattttatttaaattagtgatAATGAGAATTGACAGAAACGTCATGCGATAACAATTATTGTcgtcataattataaattataaacaatttaaagtcaccgataattatttagtacaTTTGTTAAGTAGTCTCGATTATTTATCGGGAGTTTAAAAACGAGAATGCTTATTTACCCTGTAGAGAACGGACGGACAAGCAAGCAACTGACGtatttaatatacaaaaaattaataattactatttgataataattgtaataaataataaataaataaatatacaagtaaAGAGATTCAACTCTTGCTcggttattttataatttatctctcaagttcatttaaatttaatattatagttattatttaatggtaTCATTCTATCGTCATTATGACGCTTGTCCGTCTATCCGTAATTACTCCTATGAGATTCTTTTAATCATCAATGATGACGGTTATAAATTGCCTACTAGTGGACTACTCACACATGGGTGTCACGTAGTTGCTAGGAAATATGCCGCATACTCCGTTAAGTTCACCTTTCCACCAAGATTCTTCTTGTTTTGATAAAACAATTATCACATCTCCTTTTTCAAAACTCAGCTCGTCATCGTTCTGAGCTTGATGTGGATACAGTGCCATCACACGttctgtaatattttattttatttaatatttcgtCTCACTAATTCCAAAAGGACGTAGAATTTAAACTCATGCTCTATAggctttcaaaattttttttttccaattttgaaCTATAAAATAAGTCTACAAAACGATTggcaatgaaaataaaattatacgcCTTTTTGGTCTTAGAGTTTTctagacagaaaaaaaatttttgactgaaagtaaatattcttgattcaagaaaattttttttaaaacttctatTTTCTCAGCTAAAATAGAAATCTTCTCTTACAAATACAAAttctcttggctcaagaaaattttgatttgattcTCGAAGACGTTcgtcttaaaaaatattttcttaccGACATTAGGATCCGTTGGAGAATCTTGATAACCATGAGACACTGGAGTACTTCTATTACTGCTACTTGTTAATGGTTTTACATACGACGCAGGAAACCATCCAATCTGACGTTTTTTACCTCGAGCCTGCAATTTATTGAgtgtaaacataaatataaataaataattaaatagtacagttaaatttattagtagacaaataaaaaatacctgTAGCTCTCCTTCCCACCACCCAGAATCAGTCTTCTTCCTGATCATAATGAGCTGTCCTCTCTGCAAATCGAGTTGTTCAGCACTCGTTGCTTGGTAGGGTGCAATTACTTGGACAATCTCCGGTTTCTTTCCTCGAGTCTACAAGcgttatttgaattaaatatcacagtagtaattttaaataaaaaaaactaaagtaaaaaaaaaaaaaaattaatcagctgtaaacattaaaataaattgtaaaaattaattagtaaattaaggaaacaattaaactaaaaattaataaattaaataatgataagcACAAGTGATTACATaaaagcaatttaaattttattgatctgGAGGATAAAATGCTACCTTGTAGTACTGCACCAGTGAGCAATAAGGACACGCAGGAATAATCGATGGGGATCCAATAAACGCAGCATCCAAGAAAACAACATTGGAAAATCCACCATAGTCAATTAATAATTCgcgtaaatttatatttattatatttattccatCACCGTGACTATTTATCTTCATTGATTATCatgcatttaatttaatcaattaaataatttttattttacgaattcgttaaaaaaaatcggagtAAAGGagacaagtttttttttttaatttattacgatATCATTACCTGCTGAGATGCCATTGCTGTAAAATCGGGTAATTCAGCACGGTCTTCAGCAGCTTGTCGTTCATCTTCAATCTGTTCTGCGGTTTTTTCCGCTGACTAAACATATAAATGTTATACGCATCTAGCTCAGCATGAGGGTGCTCGGGTGTATGAGGATCGTTAGtgaggaaaaattattatttatttttataattacgcACACACTCACAAAGTGTAAGACAATTACTCGTAAGtagacaaaaaaatgataattaaagatcaaagtaaaaatttttaaaatactcacGGGTGTTCCTTGCGATGGAGCAGCATCAGCAACAGCAGCTGCCACAGTTGACGCAACAGTTTCTACAGGAAcctacaaataattaataattataattattttcaattattaacctgctaataataataataataatagttttactAACCTGATTAATATTTGGTTGACATTTTTCAACGTAATTAGACGGGAAGAATCCACTTCTGTTACCAATAGTTCCAGTCCACCAGTCGCCGTCTTTTTTAGTCACCGAAATAATTTCGCCATCaacgaaattcaaatcatCTGGTTCTGCTGATGAGTAGGGATAGAGAGCAACATAGTAATCATCACTGGTGTCGGCTAAATTTGTAGTAGCAGTAGGAGTAGCGGTAACTGCTGAAGTAGCATCAACTCGTGCAGCAGGGGCTTCACCTAGAGATCCCGCGTCAGAAACATTCTCTGGTACCTCGGCGATTTCTTCAAGCGGCCTTTTTTCTACACTGTCCTGCTGGACGAACGCTCTGTTGTCATCGAATCCGATGTCAGAGTCCACTGGCTCAACATAAGACTCGGGGAACCAGCCCGTGTGTCCACGTATCTCTCCAGCCATCCATCCGGGTTCTTGATTCTGGACTGGTGGTACTAAAATAATGTCACCTGGTTGGAAGGATATCTCTTCCTCGTTTCTGGCTACGAATTCATACAGCGCGCGATATTTTCTGACACCTCCTGGTTCATCGGCAACAGCAGTAGTAGCGGGCGCATTGTCAACCGGCCATTCATCTTCATTGACAGCGGGATTTTGCTCATCAGTCGATCCCCAAGCACTTTCAGCCCACGCGGCGCTTGTATAATCAATCCCACCGGAACTTACGACTTGTTCACGCAGTTCCAATATTTTAGTACGTTTATTGTCAAATGTTGAGTAGAGATTTTTGCAATCATTAATAAGAGTCTTCATACGATTTCTCACATCCTCCAATTGTccgttattattttcaatgtcTGACATTTTCTCATTTATCTGCTGCTGCAAATCAgatattttatctctcaatTGTTTAAgtgttatttgtttattagcGAATGCCATCTTCATGGCTTCTTGTCCAGCAGCATCATgagaagaatttattttatttttagcgtCTATTTTAGCTTTCTCTTGACTCAATGCGAGCAATCGCTGATTCTGCTCccgtaattttttcttcaactcaTTCATTTCTTGGAGCTGACTATCGCGGGTTGAACGCATGCCGTCGATGGTTGTTTTTACACCTGATACACCATTACGAGtgtcacaaattttttgtgaaaGTTCTTTGACACGTTCATTAAGTGATGTCAGTTCAATGGTCAATGTCTGGTTCTTAGCTTTtagttttagtaaaatatctttttctttttgtcgCTGTGCTTGAAGCTCTTGAGACTTCTGAGTTTCCCACTCGAGTTGTCTTTGTCTCTCCATCTCTTTTCTTGCAGCTTCTCTTTGTTCCTGTGCTCTCAATCGCTGCTCCTCTTTCTCCTGTTCAATTTCACGCTGTCGCATcatttgtttttcaatttcagcTTGTCGACGTCTCTCCTGTTCGAGCCTGATCTTCTCCAGTTTTTCAGCTTCCTCACGTTCTTTACGCTCTCGTTCCTCCTGCTCTTTACGCTGTGAGTCCTGCAAAGTTTTACGACGACGTTCTAATTCAGCTTGACCTTTCTCAAAGTTTTCTTTTCTCTTGTCCTCGAAGGAAGACTGCGGCATACCTGCCGAGGGATCGACAGTTTCAGGAAGACCCTGGGATGAAACACTGCTCTGACGTTGACGACGGAAAGTCGGAGGTATCAAATCCGGTGGTAGACTTGCTGGTATATTTTCTCCAGCTTTGGCCATGTCACAAAGATGCATCGCCAGCACAAATTCTTCGCATCCTAGTCTACCATCTGAGTCCATGTCAGCAAGAGTCCAAATTTGGGCGAGAATTTTCTGATGTAGTTGAGATTGGACCATGATATTTCTTGCTTGTGGTCCTGACAAGTAACCAGTTCTCGTTCTGTCCCAAGTATTGAACAATTGTGTGTATTTAAGTCTAGACTGTTGAGGAACAGCCCAGTCTGGTGGTGAAGTAACAGAATTCTGACTATGCTGACTGTGTTGGCTGTGCTGACTGTGTTGAGAATCAATAGACCCAACTCGATCCATACTTGGTGGTCGTGCTGTTGTACTGAGTGGAGTATTAGTTGACACTGGAGTCTGAAGTATACCAGCATTACCATTCATTGCAACGTTTGCTTGACTCAATGGTTGAACAGAAGGAATTACTCCATTTGTTGGAACCTGAGGTATATTTGGCATAACTCCAGGTATTGATGGAATAGTTCCAGGTACAGATGGAATCATTCCAGTGGCTGGTACCGTTTGTATACCTCCCATTGTATTATAAAATGGAGCTTGTGGAATAACTCCTGGTACCGATGGAATAGCACCCGGTATTGATGGAATAGTACCTGGTACTGATGGAATAGCACCTGGTACTGATGGAATAGCACCTGGAACTGATGGAACAATTCCAGCAGATGAAATAACTCCTGGCATTGAAGGCACAACGCCAGCTGTAGGCATAACTCCTGGTACAGATGAAACAGCTCCGGTTGCTGAAATCGGTTGAATTAATGGTGCGACAGTTTGTCCCATTCCAAAAGCTGCTATAGGAGTAGGATTAGTGTTAAGTGGTACTATCGGAGCTGCTTGCGCTAAGCCCATTGTGGAAGCTACTGGAAGTGGTTGCATTGAACCGGCAGTTATTGACGCGGCTACTGGACTATTTGGAAATGAAGGCGGTCCGGGTTTTGGCGGCGGTGCTATACCAGTTGTTGCAGCGAATCCACTgcctataaataaatttatgtatgtcAATATTATTCCACagtaagattttttaaaaatcacgataattatttacgatAACAGTGGGCATGTTAGTGGATGCACAAGGTGTCAAACAATATTGGGGACATACCAATACTACCAGGAGGTGCAGGTCTTTGAGGCGGTGCTCCAACGTTGGTAGTTGTTGTGACAGTATTTGCATTTCCTTCGTGTAGcaagaaataatatttgcaTTTTAAATTGTGAAATTGTGCATTTTGTGttagaaaaaagtttaaatataatgaGATTGATAAATACCAAGTTaagttattcaataaaaaataatattatttacgagaataaataaactagaGTCAAACGGTTAGAGTGATAGAAGCAGTAAGagtaattagttaaaaatatataataatatttatatttatacaaacaGACATAGAGACACAGACAGATAGACACATAACAAACAGATGATGTAGAGATTTATCACATACCCATGAAGGGTGGTGCAGGCCGAGCAGGTGGTTTTGACgatgttttattaattgtgcCGAGCACCACACCACTAGTACCCTTATTATCCCTAAATTGACGTGAGGCTGTGTTTCATCATGCAAATATAACAAAATGGCGTTGAGGATTTCTATATTTATCTAATATATCTTGTTACAAGTgcaaactaatttattaatcagttAGTTTATTGGTGTATTATCTAATTATCTAGCCGATATCATTATCCTAGTGACCTTAAGGGTCAGCTTGTAGTTagattactaaaataatttaccagcGGGCATTTGAACTGGAACGATAGGTCTCACTGCTGGATTAACAAGAGGCATTGCTGCCGCTGGTGCACCTGGTACTAAAGGACGTGGGACTGCTGCTGGTATTCCTGGCACCACAGGACGTGGTACTGCTGCTAGTGGTTGTGGCACTGCAGCCAAAGGTTGTGGTACTGCACCTCCAAGATTTACGAGTGACCCTGTCTGTATCTGAGGTTGAGCTGGTACTCCACCGTTTGCTACATTGGGAACTGTAcctagtttttaaaaaaataatcatcatcatataAATCTTGTTATTGATTTAGTATTAATACCTGGGAAAGGAACTTTTAAGCTTTGAACGAGCGACGGTGGCAAACTGGGAGGAACTTCTAGACCTCGCAGTTTCAAGTGAATCAATTTACAGGCAATGCTGAACTCATTGATGTCCATTTTTCCATCTCCATCGGTGTCGGACAGTGccctttgtttatttaaattacaattattgataatactaacagtattaaaaatataataattttttaccatatCTGTCCGAGTATTGATGGTGGTAATTGTGATCGTAGCAGGAATCCTTTAGCTTGTTCTCCAGTAACAACTCCATTATTTGGCTTAAGAGCATCGAATTGATCTTTAAAGTGTAATCTCTCGCGAGGTTGAATCACCCATGGATCAATAccttaaaataatcatttgacatttgaatattttcttaaataataataattatgattattatttaattaattatactcaCCCGGTGTTTGTGACATGGCCATTGTGTCAGTAGTAAATTTCTTATTAGTAGTACCTGTAATAAAACACCAATAAACGTCagataaactaataattaatattgattttttataaaataataaaatgatctGACGTTCGGAGAATTTGACCCTAACCTCTGTCCTAAACGAACTAAATGTCAATTTATATTACAACAATTACAATACcaaaaaagaacaaaatatAGGTCAATAACTAAACGATATCGAGGTTGAAAAGGGGGCGTTATCGAGCATGGGTCAACTTGTCGAAATAACTAAATGGaaatacaacaaaataaaatgtataactCATAACCGCGTAATGTCAAAAGCCATTAAACTATAATGACGTTAATGATCAGCTTATTGACTTATAACCAGGACACCAATcactcaaataaaataacacgCGTTCGACAATTAACGTCAGATCGATATATTGTTGTACTTTTTTTCCAACACCTTCAAATTACACCGACAGGTTAAACAGCGTCATTCCATCAACTTGTCGTCACAGTACTCAAGTGTCGCTCTCTAATTTTCAGCTgctgtatttttttctgaaacagTACccgcaattatttaaatataaaagtattcaaatacTTGTAGCGCAGCAgagttttgttatttaaaaaaaaaaactaccaccgcaactcattaaaattttcttactaacaaataaaaagtatttaatgattttttttgcttagaaaattgaattaaaatgaacCTGTGCTGCTGACGACCACTGCCCTCGTATCACAATTCACTGGTTGCTGAGTTCTCTCTCTTTACCTCAGCTTTCTCTGCTCTAGCTGACTTGTCTCTCCTCGTTATTCTGCTTCTGTCTTTTACTATTCAGTCACAATCATCAGAACACCAGCCTGCAAAACTTTTTTCACTTACATTAGGTTCAgatattaaatgttaatgtAAATGTACTTGTACTTGTCACTATCTCAGTACAtttgcaataataattttcattggaGGAGCAGCCGCAGTGGCAAGATGACGAAACTTTTCGTTGGCTGTTTTGATCGCACGTTATAGGTATACCTAGAGCCACAGCTGTAATCTACAAGAATCGATATACGGTACAGTCGACCACCAGCAGGTCGATTTAATTCATACCACTCTTTCATATCACGTTTGAGTTCAATCGCTGGTCGTTGCTGCTGCTTTTGAAGACTCGAGTTTGCCGGCTACTCGACTGTCGcgctattattt comes from Microplitis demolitor isolate Queensland-Clemson2020A chromosome 8, iyMicDemo2.1a, whole genome shotgun sequence and encodes:
- the LOC103578332 gene encoding intersectin-1 isoform X3 — translated: MAMSQTPGIDPWVIQPRERLHFKDQFDALKPNNGVVTGEQAKGFLLRSQLPPSILGQIWALSDTDGDGKMDINEFSIACKLIHLKLRGLEVPPSLPPSLVQSLKVPFPGTVPNVANGGVPAQPQIQTGSLVNLGGAVPQPLAAVPQPLAAVPRPVVPGIPAAVPRPLVPGAPAAAMPLVNPAVRPIVPVQMPAASRQFRDNKGTSGVVLGTINKTSSKPPARPAPPFMGNANTVTTTTNVGAPPQRPAPPGSIGSGFAATTGIAPPPKPGPPSFPNSPVAASITAGSMQPLPVASTMGLAQAAPIVPLNTNPTPIAAFGMGQTVAPLIQPISATGAVSSVPGVMPTAGVVPSMPGVISSAGIVPSVPGAIPSVPGAIPSVPGTIPSIPGAIPSVPGVIPQAPFYNTMGGIQTVPATGMIPSVPGTIPSIPGVMPNIPQVPTNGVIPSVQPLSQANVAMNGNAGILQTPVSTNTPLSTTARPPSMDRVGSIDSQHSQHSQHSQHSQNSVTSPPDWAVPQQSRLKYTQLFNTWDRTRTGYLSGPQARNIMVQSQLHQKILAQIWTLADMDSDGRLGCEEFVLAMHLCDMAKAGENIPASLPPDLIPPTFRRQRQSSVSSQGLPETVDPSAGMPQSSFEDKRKENFEKGQAELERRRKTLQDSQRKEQEERERKEREEAEKLEKIRLEQERRRQAEIEKQMMRQREIEQEKEEQRLRAQEQREAARKEMERQRQLEWETQKSQELQAQRQKEKDILLKLKAKNQTLTIELTSLNERVKELSQKICDTRNGVSGVKTTIDGMRSTRDSQLQEMNELKKKLREQNQRLLALSQEKAKIDAKNKINSSHDAAGQEAMKMAFANKQITLKQLRDKISDLQQQINEKMSDIENNNGQLEDVRNRMKTLINDCKNLYSTFDNKRTKILELREQVVSSGGIDYTSAAWAESAWGSTDEQNPAVNEDEWPVDNAPATTAVADEPGGVRKYRALYEFVARNEEEISFQPGDIILVPPVQNQEPGWMAGEIRGHTGWFPESYVEPVDSDIGFDDNRAFVQQDSVEKRPLEEIAEVPENVSDAGSLGEAPAARVDATSAVTATPTATTNLADTSDDYYVALYPYSSAEPDDLNFVDGEIISVTKKDGDWWTGTIGNRSGFFPSNYVEKCQPNINQVPVETVASTVAAAVADAAPSQGTPSAEKTAEQIEDERQAAEDRAELPDFTAMASQQTRGKKPEIVQVIAPYQATSAEQLDLQRGQLIMIRKKTDSGWWEGELQARGKKRQIGWFPASYVKPLTSSSNRSTPVSHGYQDSPTDPNVERVMALYPHQAQNDDELSFEKGDVIIVLSKQEESWWKGELNGVCGIFPSNYVTPMYDDNSRLDNYSISMLDPMERKRQEYIKELIATEEAYINDMILVHEVFEKPLIQSLVLTVDEVERIFVNWRDIIACNDNFLRTLRIRRDNSEDGVVRLIGDILCENIPRMSAYVRFCSCQISAAVYLQSLTETLPEFVAVAQSCQQDPRTKGMPLSSFLIKPMQRITKYPLIISKILEYTPTEHPDRQYLQEALAKAEEFCIQVNEGVREKENSDRLEWLQTHVAYNEDVLQEKLVFNSLTNSAGPRKLLHYGILHKAKSGKELVAFLTNDFLLFAQPLKTLPSGQQFSFERNENNKFKLYRKPIFLNELSMIGDGEPNGNIIPTSDASRTLGLRDSTKRPIILLAPSTSECSLWARKIREARKQFAKNEKNLLQRQRSRQAQISSCGRILVTVLQGSSLKAPAGKCNAFCNVSMGSQEERTPVVLGTNCPLWDTSMQFLVKDLHEDTLCITVFDKGYYTPDDFLGRAEVRVSDIMKDCKDSCGPIQKRIKLHEVDSGEVVLKLDLRLFAS
- the LOC103578332 gene encoding intersectin-1 isoform X8 — translated: MAMSQTPGIDPWVIQPRERLHFKDQFDALKPNNGVVTGEQAKGFLLRSQLPPSILGQIWALSDTDGDGKMDINEFSIACKLIHLKLRGLEVPPSLPPSLVQSLKVPFPGTVPNVANGGVPAQPQIQTGSLVNLGGAVPQPLAAVPQPLAAVPRPVVPGIPAAVPRPLVPGAPAAAMPLVNPAVRPIVPVQMPAASRQFRDNKGTSGVVLGTINKTSSKPPARPAPPFMGNANTVTTTTNVGAPPQRPAPPGSIGSGFAATTGIAPPPKPGPPSFPNSPVAASITAGSMQPLPVASTMGLAQAAPIVPLNTNPTPIAAFGMGQTVAPLIQPISATGAVSSVPGVMPTAGVVPSMPGVISSAGIVPSVPGAIPSVPGAIPSVPGTIPSIPGAIPSVPGVIPQAPFYNTMGGIQTVPATGMIPSVPGTIPSIPGVMPNIPQVPTNGVIPSVQPLSQANVAMNGNAGILQTPVSTNTPLSTTARPPSMDRVGSIDSQHSQHSQHSQHSQNSVTSPPDWAVPQQSRLKYTQLFNTWDRTRTGYLSGPQARNIMVQSQLHQKILAQIWTLADMDSDGRLGCEEFVLAMHLCDMAKAGENIPASLPPDLIPPTFRRQRQSSVSSQGLPETVDPSAGMPQSSFEDKRKENFEKGQAELERRRKTLQDSQRKEQEERERKEREEAEKLEKIRLEQERRRQAEIEKQMMRQREIEQEKEEQRLRAQEQREAARKEMERQRQLEWETQKSQELQAQRQKEKDILLKLKAKNQTLTIELTSLNERVKELSQKICDTRNGVSGVKTTIDGMRSTRDSQLQEMNELKKKLREQNQRLLALSQEKAKIDAKNKINSSHDAAGQEAMKMAFANKQITLKQLRDKISDLQQQINEKMSDIENNNGQLEDVRNRMKTLINDCKNLYSTFDNKRTKILELREQVVSSGGIDYTSAAWAESAWGSTDEQNPAVNEDEWPVDNAPATTAVADEPGGVRKYRALYEFVARNEEEISFQPGDIILVPPVQNQEPGWMAGEIRGHTGWFPESYVEPVDSDIGFDDNRAFVQQDSVEKRPLEEIAEVPENVSDAGSLGEAPAARVDATSAVTATPTATTNLADTSDDYYVALYPYSSAEPDDLNFVDGEIISVTKKDGDWWTGTIGNRSGFFPSNYVEKCQPNINQVPVETVASTVAAAVADAAPSQGTPSAEKTAEQIEDERQAAEDRAELPDFTAMASQQTRGKKPEIVQVIAPYQATSAEQLDLQRGQLIMIRKKTDSGWWEGELQARGKKRQIGWFPASYVKPLTSSSNRSTPVSHGYQDSPTDPNVERVMALYPHQAQNDDELSFEKGDVIIVLSKQEESWWKGELNGVCGIFPSNYVTPMS